The genomic DNA CAACGAAGTCAAATTTCGAGCATCCTCAATCTGCTTATCATGGATAGTAAATAAACAAAATTTTCGAATATATTAGCAAAAATAAAACTATAAAAAACAGTAAGTCAGAACGAGCCGATAGAATCTGCGAAATCTGCGAAATCTGCTCAATCCGCGATTTATGTTAATCGATTTACGCATCCAGAATTACGCGCTCATTGAGCAATTGGAAATGCGGCCCTCGCCGCTGCTCAATATTATTACCGGCGAAACCGGGGCGGGCAAATCCATCATGCTGGGCGCTATCGGGCTGTTGCTGGGCAATCGGGCCGACTCGCGCATGCTCTTCAATACCGAGCGCAAGTGCGTGATTGAGGGGCAGTTTGATATTGCGAATTACCAGTTGCAGGATATTTTCGACTCCGAAGACCTGGACTACGACACGCAGTGTATTCTGCGGCGCGAAATTAGCCCGTCGGGCAAGTCGCGGGCCTTCGTGAACGACACGCCGGTGACGCTGGACGCCCTGCGCAAGATTGGCGCGAACCTCATGGACATTCACTCGCAGCATGATACGCTGCTGCTGGGCGATGCCGTGTTTCAGCTCAATCTGCTCGACCTCTACGCCAACCTCGTGCCTACCCGCACCCAGTACGGCAACGCTTACCGCCAGTACCGCAAGCTCGAAACCGACTTAAAAGCGCTGGAAGACCAGTCGGTGCAGGCTAGCAAAGAGTTGGATTACAACAGCTTTTTGCTGAGTGAGTTGGAAGAAGCCGACCTCGACAAGGAAGACCAGGACGCGCTGGAGCAGGAAGTAAAGCAGCTCGAAAACGCCGAGGAAATCAAGTATAAATTGAGCCAGGCGCTGCACGGCCTGCGCGACAGCGAAAGCTGCGCCACCGGCACCATGAAGGACGCTTCGACGCTGCTGGGCCAGGTAGCGAATTATTCGGAGAGTTTCCGTGAATTGCGCCAGCGCCTGGAAAGTTGCCTGATTGAGCTGCACGACATTGCCGACGAAGTAGAAACCGCCGAGCGCCGCACCGAGGGCGACCCCGCCCGCGCCGAAGAGCTGCAGGCGCGCCTCACGGTGCTGTATAATTTGCAGCGCAAGCACCAGCGCCGCGACGTGGAGGGCCTGCTCGAAGCCCGCGAAACCTTGCGCCAGAAGGTAGGCTCGGTGCTGAATCTGGACAAGGAAATCACGCGCCTGCGCAAAGATTCGGAGGCCGCGCTCAAGCAGGCTACGACTCAGGCTGCCAAGCTCTCGGAAAGCCGCCGCAAGGCGTTTCCGAAGTTTGAGAAGGAGCTGAGCGCGCTACTCTCCGACCTCGGGATGCCGC from Hymenobacter psoromatis includes the following:
- a CDS encoding DNA repair protein RecN; this encodes MLIDLRIQNYALIEQLEMRPSPLLNIITGETGAGKSIMLGAIGLLLGNRADSRMLFNTERKCVIEGQFDIANYQLQDIFDSEDLDYDTQCILRREISPSGKSRAFVNDTPVTLDALRKIGANLMDIHSQHDTLLLGDAVFQLNLLDLYANLVPTRTQYGNAYRQYRKLETDLKALEDQSVQASKELDYNSFLLSELEEADLDKEDQDALEQEVKQLENAEEIKYKLSQALHGLRDSESCATGTMKDASTLLGQVANYSESFRELRQRLESCLIELHDIADEVETAERRTEGDPARAEELQARLTVLYNLQRKHQRRDVEGLLEARETLRQKVGSVLNLDKEITRLRKDSEAALKQATTQAAKLSESRRKAFPKFEKELSALLSDLGMPHARIVVEHKTGPLAASGSDVVSILFTANKGAQPQTLSKAASGGEFSRLMLCIKYMLADKTALPTIVFDEIDTGISGEIAVKVGRMMQQMAHKHQLIAISHLPQMAAAGDTHYFVYKEDRADRTVSRIRQLSPEDRIKEIAHMIAGAKPSENALQSARELLALRGDVELTKTSH